The stretch of DNA TTAATATGTTTTATTATTGCTCCACCTGCTTGATTAATCTTTCCAAAGTCAATTCTTATTAATGATGGATATATTGGCACATTCAAGAATTTTGGGATACTTGTTATTTTTGATGCTACTCCTCCCGCAATAAACCATATAGGGTCAAAATCCGGATTTTCAAGTCCAGGTTCATTCCTAAATTTATTTTCATCTATTTCTGGTAATGATTTGTTTTGCGATGCTTGTTCAGTTTTTGTTGTTCCATTAGAGTTTGTTGCCGAAGCGACAGCGCCGTTAGCGTCAGTTTTAGCAGTTTGGTTTTGAGTGCCGGGCGTTGTCGTTTGATCTTTTGTTACATTACTGCCCGTATTCCCGCTTTCTGTGCTACCGGATTGTTGTTGCGCATTCGCTGTCGCTTGTTGACCTGCAGCATCAGTCTCGTTTGTTGTATTTATATTACTATCCTGTTGCTGCGGGTCACTCTCATTCCCACCTGTTCCTTGCTCATTTACGCTACTTACTCCTTCAGTTTGAGTACTACCTGAGTCCGTTTCTGTTGTTTCCCCAGGTATTTCCTCACTCTGTTCTGAAGGATAATACTGTTCATATACTAATTGCCAGCATTCATTAATACTGTATTCTAAGTAATTTATCATACCTAGTGCAGTTTCTACTTCCCCGATTTCTTCGTACATTGTCCAGTGTCTCATTATCATTTCTATTTCAGATTCATATCCTGATATCACAGATTCCTTAGACACTTCCTCCAATCCACTGGGATCCACGAAGTTCACAGGGTTGTTGGAACAATACATATACCGGTTCGTACGCTGTAACTTGTCTTTTGAGATAAACCGTCCTAGCATCGGGTCATAGTATCTGGCACCCAT from Elusimicrobiota bacterium encodes:
- a CDS encoding RHS repeat-associated core domain-containing protein is translated as TSTSTSPVDTQMFVYDKALGNSVYEITGSTVTRNVYAWPSNKLVCKVTVNGSSTTASYFHTDGLGSVSALTDSNGAVTNSYKYDPFGNILSMTGNNNAARYIGTLGAMDDDTGLVLMGARYYDPMLGRFISKDKLQRTNRYMYCSNNPVNFVDPSGLEEVSKESVISGYESEIEMIMRHWTMYEEIGEVETALGMINYLEYSINECWQLVYEQYYPSEQSEEIPGETTETDSGSTQTEGVSSVNEQGTGGNESDPQQQDSNINTTNETDAAGQQATANAQQQSGSTESGNTGSNVTKDQTTTPGTQNQTAKTDANGAVASATNSNGTTKTEQASQNKSLPEIDENKFRNEPGLENPDFDPIWFIAGGVASKITSIPKFLNVPIYPSLIRIDFGKINQAGGAIIKHINIGGKGSGLPFNAHIWSGNWYNPFKWFK